Proteins encoded together in one Vibrio hippocampi window:
- a CDS encoding ATP-dependent Lon protease has protein sequence MIVSPNSVGAPVIAPTVNPQTEQVARENRVKEPVVPAVELARSNAERRLNADEKRRRRNAWDPAEHPDYEADEQEKPDDPLERLFSLLSLNNYSASQGKGYAMRFRLPKKIMQAAILKGKMAKRRTVIRYHYGHSVAPNTPSDIIAVT, from the coding sequence ATGATCGTTTCACCAAACAGCGTGGGTGCGCCTGTTATTGCTCCGACCGTCAATCCGCAAACGGAACAAGTTGCTCGAGAGAATCGAGTAAAAGAGCCGGTAGTGCCTGCGGTAGAACTGGCGAGAAGCAATGCAGAGCGTCGCCTCAATGCTGATGAAAAACGTCGTCGTCGCAACGCCTGGGACCCTGCAGAGCACCCAGATTATGAAGCGGATGAACAGGAAAAACCTGACGATCCGCTGGAACGATTGTTCTCTCTACTGTCGCTCAATAATTACAGTGCCAGTCAGGGGAAAGGTTATGCGATGCGGTTTCGCCTGCCTAAGAAAATAATGCAGGCTGCGATATTAAAAGGAAAAATGGCTAAACGCCGAACGGTGATTCGTTACCACTATGGTCATAGTGTTGCACCGAATACACCCTCCGATATTATCGCTGTTACCTAA
- the cpdB gene encoding 2',3'-cyclic-nucleotide 2'-phosphodiesterase: MNPTPKSLSLAVLSGMLAIAGPAMADEIKLRIIETTDIHTNVMDYDYYKDKPSQKIGLSRAATLVKQARNEVTNSVLVDNGDLIQGSPMGDYMASKGVKVGEVHPVYKAMNQLGYDVGNIGNHEFNYGLEFLANSIQGANFPYISANVFDQKTGEHYFKPYLIKSHRFTDSEGQQQEIKVGYIGFVPPQIMVWDKKNLEGKVFAKDIKDTAETLVPEMKKQGADIIIAIPHSGVSSDPYKAGAENSTYYLSEVAGIDAIAFGHSHAVFPGKGFDNIQGVDNQKGTINGVAAVMPGRWGSHVGVMDLVLEKQAGQWKVIDAQTEARPIFDTANKKPLVDADKNIVEAVKGDHDATREFVNQPIGKASDVMYSFLALVQDDPTIQIVNLAQKDYVETMIQGDPDLDGLPVLSAAAPFKAGGRKNDPANFTEVEAGQLTFRNAADLYLYPNTLVALKMSGNEVKEWLECSAGQFNQIDPSSTKTQSLINWDSFRTYNFDVMDGVNYQIDVTQPARYDSDCKLINKDSERIRALSYQGKPLDLKQTFVVATNNYRAYSNKFPGTGSEFIAFDSPDENRSVVANYISKVSKEKGQVTPSADNNWRFSPIQSDVQLDIQFETAPSEKAAQFIADKGQYPMTKVGSDEVGFALYRIDLQK, from the coding sequence ATGAATCCAACGCCAAAATCACTCTCACTTGCTGTTCTCAGTGGCATGCTAGCCATAGCGGGTCCTGCCATGGCTGATGAAATCAAACTCCGTATTATTGAAACCACGGATATCCACACCAATGTCATGGATTACGACTACTACAAAGACAAGCCGTCACAAAAGATAGGCTTAAGTCGTGCTGCGACTCTGGTTAAGCAAGCGCGCAACGAAGTGACCAACAGTGTGCTAGTTGATAATGGCGACCTTATCCAAGGCAGCCCGATGGGTGACTATATGGCGTCAAAAGGCGTCAAAGTTGGCGAAGTTCACCCAGTGTATAAAGCGATGAATCAACTGGGCTACGACGTCGGTAATATTGGTAACCATGAATTTAACTATGGTCTTGAGTTCCTAGCTAACTCGATTCAAGGGGCGAACTTCCCTTATATCAGTGCCAATGTGTTCGACCAAAAAACCGGAGAGCACTATTTCAAACCCTACCTAATCAAAAGCCATCGCTTTACCGACAGCGAGGGTCAGCAACAAGAAATCAAAGTGGGCTATATTGGCTTTGTCCCACCGCAAATTATGGTTTGGGATAAGAAAAACTTAGAAGGTAAAGTCTTCGCAAAAGACATTAAGGACACCGCGGAGACACTGGTTCCTGAGATGAAAAAGCAAGGCGCGGACATCATCATCGCCATCCCTCACTCTGGCGTATCAAGTGACCCTTACAAAGCTGGCGCTGAAAATTCTACCTACTATCTATCTGAAGTCGCGGGGATCGACGCTATCGCGTTTGGTCACTCTCATGCCGTTTTCCCAGGTAAAGGCTTTGATAATATTCAAGGTGTCGACAATCAAAAAGGCACCATTAATGGCGTTGCCGCGGTTATGCCGGGACGCTGGGGTAGTCATGTCGGTGTTATGGATCTCGTGCTTGAGAAGCAAGCGGGTCAGTGGAAGGTGATTGACGCTCAGACAGAGGCAAGACCTATCTTCGACACCGCCAATAAGAAACCACTGGTTGATGCGGACAAAAATATTGTTGAAGCAGTCAAGGGCGATCATGACGCAACTCGCGAATTCGTGAACCAACCCATTGGTAAGGCAAGCGATGTCATGTACAGCTTCCTCGCGCTAGTGCAAGATGACCCAACCATACAGATCGTCAACCTAGCACAGAAAGACTACGTCGAAACTATGATTCAAGGGGATCCTGATCTGGATGGCTTGCCAGTACTGTCTGCCGCTGCACCATTTAAGGCAGGCGGTCGTAAGAATGATCCAGCCAACTTTACTGAGGTAGAAGCGGGTCAATTGACCTTCCGCAACGCCGCTGACCTTTATCTCTATCCGAATACCCTCGTCGCCCTTAAAATGAGCGGCAATGAGGTCAAAGAGTGGCTAGAGTGTTCTGCGGGTCAGTTCAATCAAATTGATCCTAGCTCAACCAAGACACAATCATTGATTAACTGGGATAGCTTCCGCACCTATAACTTTGATGTGATGGATGGCGTCAACTACCAAATCGATGTAACGCAACCTGCACGTTACGACAGTGATTGTAAGCTGATCAACAAAGACAGCGAACGTATCCGCGCATTAAGCTACCAAGGTAAACCCCTTGACCTCAAACAGACCTTTGTCGTTGCAACCAACAACTACCGCGCCTACAGTAATAAATTCCCAGGCACGGGCAGTGAGTTTATCGCCTTTGATTCACCGGATGAAAACCGCAGCGTTGTCGCGAATTACATCTCTAAGGTCAGCAAAGAAAAAGGGCAAGTGACACCAAGTGCCGACAACAACTGGCGTTTTTCACCTATCCAGTCAGACGTACAGCTCGATATCCAGTTCGAAACCGCACCTTCAGAGAAAGCGGCGCAATTTATTGCCGATAAAGGTCAGTACCCTATGACTAAAGTCGGAAGCGACGAGGTAGGGTTTGCTCTGTATCGCATCGATCTGCAAAAATAA